The Candidatus Neomarinimicrobiota bacterium genome window below encodes:
- a CDS encoding 3-deoxy-manno-octulosonate cytidylyltransferase: SQLDKVIVSTDHPAVQKAMEDLNIHVMMTAENHRSGTDRVAEVAESVSGDIFINIQGDEPYIEPEIINLLMEQFQTEPTTPMATVASTNLSDEDWNDPNIVKVQVGEDRNAVGFFRVPASQMPGDYCYKHLGIYGFKRDFLIEFAGMARSANEKSLDLEQMRALDNGIPISVVITDLDSVGINRPEDLEKLKETEIIA, encoded by the coding sequence CTTCACAACTTGATAAGGTTATTGTATCAACTGATCATCCTGCTGTTCAAAAGGCAATGGAGGATTTAAATATACATGTCATGATGACAGCCGAGAACCACCGCTCCGGCACTGATAGAGTGGCTGAAGTTGCTGAATCTGTCAGCGGTGATATTTTTATCAATATTCAGGGAGACGAGCCTTACATAGAGCCGGAGATCATTAATCTTCTTATGGAACAATTTCAGACAGAACCGACAACACCCATGGCTACTGTTGCTTCTACAAATCTGTCTGATGAGGATTGGAATGACCCTAATATTGTTAAAGTCCAAGTTGGAGAAGACAGAAATGCGGTCGGTTTTTTCAGGGTGCCCGCCAGCCAGATGCCTGGGGATTATTGCTACAAACATCTGGGCATTTACGGATTCAAAAGAGATTTTCTGATCGAGTTTGCCGGAATGGCTCGATCCGCTAACGAGAAATCTCTGGACCTTGAGCAGATGAGAGCTTTGGATAACGGGATACCCATTTCGGTGGTAATTACCGATCTTGACTCTGTGGGGATAAACAGACCGGAAGACCTTGAAAAATTGAAGGAGACTGAGATCATTGCCTAA
- a CDS encoding CTP synthase gives MPKRPTKYIFVLGGVISGLGKGITSASIGYLLKSKGLSVTIMKLDPYLNVDPGTMNPYQHGEVFVLDDGSETDLDLGHYERFIDVDMSKNNNATTGQVYEAVLKRERLGDYLGQTIQVIPHITDEIKRRVYEMNKPRRFDAVIAEVGGTVGDIESLPFLETIRQIRLEKGRENVFIALVTLLPFVEASEELKTKPTQHSVMKLREIGLEPDLILCRSSFPVPKSVKEKISLFCSVPTSHVVEARDVKSIYEIPLVFHEQKVGQLVAQQLGLDGANPNIAKLEAFVDRFKNPSHEVTIALCGKYTELPDAYKSVLEAFVHAGVENDARVSIKWINSEELVSDEKCNKQFAGVDGILVLPGFGDRGTEGKILAGKYAREKKVPYLGICLGLQTAVIEFARHVCGLKKATSTEFKKRASEPVIDLMDGQKKVKRKGATMRLGAYACEVKSGTKTYKAYRKKMVSERHRHRYEVNNKFRKVLEKHGMILSGINPDLNLVEIIELPNHPWFVASQFHPELKSRVNRAHPLFRDFVKAAVTHNNSQ, from the coding sequence TTGCCTAAAAGACCAACGAAATACATTTTTGTATTGGGTGGTGTCATTTCCGGACTTGGCAAAGGAATTACCTCCGCATCCATCGGCTATCTGTTGAAGAGCAAAGGTCTATCTGTCACCATTATGAAGCTGGATCCTTACCTTAACGTAGATCCCGGTACCATGAACCCCTATCAGCACGGCGAAGTGTTTGTTCTGGATGACGGTTCTGAAACGGATCTTGATCTGGGGCACTACGAGCGGTTCATCGATGTGGATATGAGCAAGAACAACAACGCCACCACGGGCCAGGTGTATGAGGCTGTTCTGAAAAGGGAGCGTCTTGGAGATTACCTAGGTCAAACGATTCAGGTTATTCCACATATCACGGATGAGATTAAACGACGCGTGTACGAAATGAATAAACCGAGACGGTTTGATGCAGTTATAGCCGAAGTTGGGGGTACGGTCGGTGACATTGAAAGTTTACCATTCCTGGAGACCATTCGACAGATCCGCTTGGAAAAGGGACGGGAGAATGTATTTATTGCCCTTGTGACCCTTTTGCCGTTCGTGGAAGCCAGTGAAGAGTTAAAAACAAAACCGACACAACACAGTGTAATGAAATTGAGAGAGATCGGTCTTGAGCCCGACCTGATTCTTTGCCGGTCATCTTTTCCAGTCCCTAAATCTGTGAAAGAGAAGATTTCACTCTTTTGCAGTGTGCCAACCTCGCATGTTGTTGAAGCGAGAGATGTGAAAAGCATTTATGAGATCCCTCTTGTTTTCCATGAGCAGAAAGTTGGTCAACTTGTTGCCCAACAGCTGGGCCTTGATGGCGCGAATCCTAACATTGCCAAATTGGAAGCGTTCGTGGATCGATTCAAGAATCCTAGTCACGAGGTCACCATTGCTCTCTGTGGGAAATACACAGAACTCCCCGATGCGTACAAGAGCGTGCTAGAGGCGTTCGTCCATGCCGGTGTGGAAAATGACGCCCGTGTTTCTATTAAATGGATCAACTCAGAGGAACTTGTCTCAGATGAAAAGTGTAATAAACAGTTCGCTGGTGTTGATGGCATATTGGTACTGCCAGGTTTCGGTGATCGTGGTACCGAAGGAAAGATTCTCGCAGGAAAGTATGCGAGGGAAAAAAAGGTCCCTTATCTAGGGATCTGTCTCGGATTGCAAACAGCTGTCATCGAATTCGCCCGCCATGTCTGTGGCTTGAAAAAGGCTACCAGTACCGAATTCAAAAAGCGAGCCAGTGAACCTGTCATAGATCTCATGGACGGGCAGAAAAAAGTAAAACGTAAAGGTGCTACTATGCGTCTTGGTGCTTACGCTTGTGAAGTTAAATCAGGAACAAAAACCTATAAGGCTTATCGGAAGAAAATGGTCTCAGAGCGGCATCGCCATCGCTACGAAGTAAATAACAAATTCCGGAAAGTGCTGGAGAAGCATGGCATGATCTTAAGTGGCATAAACCCAGACCTGAATCTTGTAGAAATCATTGAATTACCCAATCATCCTTGGTTTGTGGCGAGTCAATTCCATCCCGAGTTAAAAAGCCGCGTAAACCGTGCCCACCCTCTATTTCGAGATTTTGTAAAAGCAGCTGTAACCCACAACAACTCACAATGA
- a CDS encoding 3-deoxy-8-phosphooctulonate synthase: protein MTITVDSVVFGADAMPVIAGPCVIESRDHSLKMAAALNEIFSKLAVPFIFKSSFDKANRTAGDSFRGPGLDEGLQILAEVRSETGVPVLTDIHAPDQAQPVSEVADVIQIPAFLCRQTDLLVAAAETGKCINVKKGQFVAPGDVGAITEKIENAGNSQILLTERGVSFGYNNLVSDMRSIEMMKKTGYPVVFDATHSAQHPSAAGNRSGGDREMIPLLARAAVAAGCDALFMEIHDDVDGAKSDAATQWPLERTEELISSLARIREVVAS from the coding sequence ATGACCATAACTGTTGACAGCGTCGTTTTCGGTGCCGATGCCATGCCTGTCATCGCTGGTCCCTGTGTCATAGAATCGCGCGACCACAGCCTGAAAATGGCTGCTGCATTAAATGAGATTTTTTCCAAACTCGCCGTACCGTTTATTTTCAAGTCATCTTTCGACAAAGCGAACCGAACCGCCGGCGATTCATTCCGAGGGCCCGGTTTGGATGAGGGATTACAGATTCTCGCTGAAGTCAGAAGTGAGACAGGTGTCCCCGTTTTGACAGATATTCATGCTCCTGACCAGGCGCAACCTGTGAGCGAAGTGGCGGATGTGATCCAGATCCCGGCATTTCTTTGCCGGCAGACGGACCTGCTGGTGGCGGCCGCCGAAACCGGTAAATGCATCAATGTAAAAAAAGGGCAGTTTGTGGCGCCGGGAGATGTGGGTGCTATTACTGAAAAAATAGAAAATGCCGGGAATAGTCAGATATTGCTCACAGAGCGTGGTGTTTCTTTCGGCTACAACAATCTCGTATCCGACATGCGTTCAATTGAAATGATGAAAAAAACTGGTTATCCGGTTGTTTTTGATGCAACTCACAGTGCCCAGCATCCCAGTGCAGCGGGGAACCGCTCGGGAGGGGATCGTGAGATGATCCCGCTTTTGGCTCGGGCTGCAGTAGCCGCTGGTTGTGACGCTCTTTTCATGGAAATCCATGATGATGTTGATGGTGCAAAAAGCGATGCTGCCACCCAGTGGCCTCTTGAAAGAACGGAAGAATTGATCTCCTCACTGGCTCGAATTAGGGAGGTAGTTGCTTCTTGA
- a CDS encoding HAD-IIIA family hydrolase, giving the protein MSKTVEQRLRKIKLLIADVDGVLTDGSIYLGNDGVEFKRFSVLDGAAVAFARAAGLKLAVISGRYSPATESRMKELGIDEDCYQGKLNKLRIYEELCHKYDLKDDEVAYIGDDLIDADVMEKVGMAIAVRNAHPFIKEIAHHCTETVGGEGAFREAVELILKGQGLYEKTLKTIKDRIASKHE; this is encoded by the coding sequence ATGAGCAAAACCGTTGAACAGCGTCTGCGAAAGATCAAGCTCCTCATCGCCGATGTGGACGGCGTATTGACGGACGGCTCCATCTATCTGGGGAACGACGGTGTCGAGTTTAAACGATTCAGTGTCCTTGACGGGGCCGCTGTGGCCTTTGCGCGAGCTGCGGGGTTGAAACTTGCTGTCATCTCGGGGCGTTACTCTCCTGCCACAGAATCGAGAATGAAAGAATTGGGAATTGATGAAGACTGTTACCAGGGAAAACTAAACAAATTGAGAATTTATGAGGAGCTCTGCCATAAGTATGACCTCAAGGATGATGAGGTAGCTTACATTGGCGATGATCTTATCGATGCGGATGTTATGGAGAAAGTAGGCATGGCAATAGCTGTTCGCAACGCACACCCTTTTATCAAAGAGATCGCTCACCACTGTACGGAAACTGTTGGCGGAGAGGGAGCATTTCGCGAGGCGGTGGAACTGATCCTGAAGGGTCAGGGCCTCTACGAAAAAACACTCAAAACCATCAAGGACAGAATTGCATCAAAACATGAGTAA
- a CDS encoding KpsF/GutQ family sugar-phosphate isomerase: MSKNKQNIDIGRNVVQIESEALTLLAKRIGEDFDKAVELVFDRSGRVVVTGMGKSGLISQKIASTFASTGTPAQFIHPSEAVHGDIGMVTSQDTALAVSNSGETYEIIQLLPIFARLNVPVIALVGRTDSTIGNKADIALDVSVEREACTLELAPTASTTATLAMGDALAIALLEKRGFKTEDFAQLHPAGSLGKKLLLTVQEIMHSGDDLPIVTDSTDVKSTLLTISEKRLGVAVVLNDEGQLCGIITDGDIRRAFEKDSDLFNKTAESLVLSEEPRWVSADTLAINALKIMEKHAITSLLVYESEKKDLAPNGLVHIHDILKAGVM; encoded by the coding sequence ATGAGTAAGAACAAACAGAACATCGATATCGGCCGGAATGTCGTCCAGATCGAATCGGAGGCACTTACGTTGCTGGCAAAAAGGATCGGAGAAGACTTCGACAAAGCGGTGGAACTGGTCTTTGATAGAAGTGGTCGGGTTGTGGTTACTGGCATGGGTAAGTCGGGTCTTATTTCACAGAAGATTGCATCCACATTCGCCAGCACCGGCACGCCCGCACAGTTCATCCATCCCAGTGAAGCTGTCCACGGTGACATCGGTATGGTGACTTCACAGGATACAGCTCTTGCCGTATCAAACAGTGGTGAGACTTATGAAATTATCCAGCTCCTACCAATCTTTGCACGACTGAACGTGCCTGTTATTGCACTTGTGGGGCGAACCGATTCTACCATAGGCAATAAAGCGGATATCGCTTTGGATGTGAGTGTTGAGAGAGAAGCGTGTACACTGGAACTTGCACCCACTGCCAGTACCACAGCAACGCTGGCCATGGGAGATGCCTTGGCCATTGCACTCCTCGAAAAGCGTGGGTTCAAAACTGAGGATTTTGCACAACTCCATCCCGCCGGCTCTCTTGGGAAAAAGCTCCTCCTCACTGTCCAGGAAATCATGCATTCTGGTGATGATCTTCCCATCGTCACAGATTCCACTGACGTAAAGTCCACGCTCCTCACCATTAGTGAAAAACGCCTCGGCGTCGCTGTTGTATTAAATGATGAAGGTCAGCTGTGCGGAATTATCACTGATGGTGACATTCGCCGGGCTTTTGAAAAAGACAGCGACTTGTTTAATAAAACAGCAGAATCACTGGTGCTGTCTGAAGAGCCAAGATGGGTATCAGCCGATACACTTGCCATCAACGCACTGAAAATCATGGAAAAGCATGCAATTACTTCTCTGCTTGTCTATGAGTCTGAAAAAAAGGATTTGGCTCCTAACGGCTTGGTTCATATTCATGATATTTTAAAAGCAGGAGTAATGTGA
- the lptC gene encoding LPS export ABC transporter periplasmic protein LptC, giving the protein MKIIVPLVLMASLSGCGGSDSDASLGSKDDFVDQESWNPTIILTREAKKRAVVKSGHMAKYAEKKEVILEGNVDADFFSIEEEHMSNLKSERAFVYEKTDNLLAIGNVVVVSDSGVTLFTDSLYWDNKLEKITSNDTVMLTTETNDTLYGVGFESDVDLNHWKILKPWGVTGREK; this is encoded by the coding sequence GTGAAGATCATAGTTCCGTTGGTTCTGATGGCATCTCTTTCAGGTTGCGGAGGATCCGACAGTGATGCTTCACTGGGAAGCAAGGATGATTTTGTTGATCAGGAGAGTTGGAACCCTACTATCATTCTTACGCGTGAAGCTAAAAAACGAGCGGTTGTCAAATCAGGACATATGGCGAAATATGCCGAAAAAAAAGAAGTGATTTTGGAAGGAAATGTAGATGCTGATTTTTTCTCCATCGAGGAAGAGCATATGTCCAATCTGAAATCAGAACGGGCCTTTGTCTATGAGAAAACTGATAATCTCCTTGCTATCGGAAACGTTGTGGTGGTCTCAGACAGCGGTGTAACACTTTTCACAGATTCCCTTTACTGGGACAATAAGCTGGAAAAGATCACATCAAATGATACTGTTATGCTGACCACTGAGACAAATGACACGCTTTACGGCGTCGGCTTTGAATCGGATGTGGACCTCAATCACTGGAAGATTTTAAAACCGTGGGGGGTTACGGGACGGGAGAAATGA
- the lptB gene encoding LPS export ABC transporter ATP-binding protein, whose product MSSQSNSVILRTEDLIKNYGKRTVLKDVCLELKKGEIVGLLGPNGAGKTTSFYMITGMIRPTGGSVYLGDDEITDLPMYQRSRRGIGYLSQEPSIFTKLSVEDNIRLVLELTNFSKSEREERLETLLNDLSITEIRKNKGYQLSGGERRRTEICRALVIDPDFILLDEPFAGIDPIAVEDIQNIIQSLSDRNIGVLITDHNVRETLSITDRAYLLYDGQILKSGTSEFLANDEETRKLYLGSRFTLN is encoded by the coding sequence ATGAGTTCGCAGTCAAATAGTGTCATTCTTAGAACTGAAGATCTCATAAAGAATTACGGGAAGAGAACGGTCTTAAAGGACGTCTGTCTGGAGTTGAAAAAAGGCGAGATTGTAGGCCTCCTTGGGCCTAACGGCGCCGGCAAAACAACCTCATTTTATATGATTACCGGGATGATAAGGCCAACAGGCGGCTCGGTCTACTTGGGAGATGATGAAATTACCGACCTCCCCATGTATCAGAGATCGCGAAGAGGTATCGGTTATCTTTCTCAGGAACCTTCCATCTTTACGAAATTATCTGTGGAGGACAACATTCGTCTCGTACTGGAGTTGACCAATTTTTCCAAGAGCGAACGAGAAGAACGGCTGGAGACTTTACTCAATGATTTGTCCATAACTGAGATCAGAAAAAACAAAGGGTACCAGCTTTCAGGTGGAGAGCGCCGCCGAACTGAAATATGCCGAGCTTTGGTCATTGATCCTGATTTTATTTTGCTCGATGAGCCTTTTGCCGGCATTGATCCCATTGCCGTAGAAGATATCCAGAATATTATTCAAAGCCTCAGTGATCGCAATATCGGAGTACTTATAACAGATCATAATGTTCGGGAGACGCTTTCTATTACTGATAGGGCATATCTTCTGTATGATGGTCAGATCCTTAAATCGGGGACTTCTGAATTTCTGGCCAACGATGAAGAAACACGTAAACTTTACCTTGGCTCAAGATTTACACTGAACTGA